Part of the Choloepus didactylus isolate mChoDid1 chromosome 27, mChoDid1.pri, whole genome shotgun sequence genome is shown below.
GTTTCTGGTTCTTGTAtcaaggtctttgatccattttgagttatttttgtatattgtgtgaggtagggatcaccttttttttttgcatatggacattcagttgtcccagcaccatttgctgaagagactattgtttCCCATTTGGGTTCACTTAGCACCTTGTCAAATGCAGTTGACCATaaacatgagggttgatttctgagctcacAGTTCTATTTCATGCCTGATATTGTGCTGGCCTCGATTACTGAggctttgaaataattttcaagaTGGGGAAGTGtatgtcctccaacttcatttcttctttaccAAGATCGTtgtggctatttggggtccttacccttccatatatatttgGTGATTggattttctgattttgaaaagaagtcttttggaattttgatttggattgcactgaatctggaAATCATTTTgagtacaattgacatcttaacaatatttagtcttccaatccctgACCACAGaaattccttccttttatttacatcttcttttatttcttttagcaatggtttgtagttttctgaatataagtcctttacatcttgtttacatttattcctagatagttgatttttctagttgttattttaaatagaattttttcttgagttcctcttcagaatgttcattactagtgtacaggaacatCACTGACATTTGCATGCtgctcttgtaccctgccatGTTGCTGAATTTGTATATTAGCTCCAGCAGCCTtattatagatttttcaggattttctgtctataggatcatgtcatttgcaaatagggaaagctttacttcttcttttccaatttggatgcctttaattctttttcttccctaattgctctggcttgaGCTTCCAGTACAACACtgaataacggtggtgacagtggtctccttgcttttccctgatcttagggggaaagtttgCAGTGTTTCACTATTGAGTGTGATGTCAGATGTGGGTTTTCCATAGaggctgtttatcatgttgaggaagtttgcttctattcctagttttcttgctgtttttatgAAGAAGGGGTGCAGGGCTTTGCTGaatgcctcttctgcatcaattgagatgttcACGTGGCTTTTCCCCCTAGATTCTGTTAGTGTGGTGCACTACATTAattctcttatgttgaaccacccttgcatacctgggataaatcacactggaccatggtgtataatcatttTCATAagctgttggattttgtttgctagtattttgttgaagttttcacatctatagtcataagatgtattagtctgtaattttacTCTCTTGTGGTACGTTTTTCTGGCTTTTCTAGGAGGGTGatgctggtctcatagaatgagatggggagtgttccctcttgttcaattttttaaaagattttgagcaggattggtgttaattcttcttggaatgcttgttTAAACTAACGGTGAATCCCTCTGGTCCTGGtatcttaatatttaaaatgttaattcttggATTTAGTCCTTGACCTGTTGGTGCCCTGGGTTTGCatctagctagtgttatgacagggATTTTCTTCTGTCAGTGCCAAGAcctaacaaaagcaaacaaaccaaagcaaaaagcacaTTTCACAGTCTGAAAATTGGCCCTGCTTTGGCTGGAGGTTTCCGTTAGAGCTCAGTCCTTCTATCAAGAAGATCGTCCTGAGGTGAATGTCAAGTGCAGAGTCCGCTCTGCATCATATGTGCCTGCACGGAGCCCTGGACTCCCCCTCTGGACAGTTTATGGAATCTCAAATGAATGCCCCCTGCACTCCCTATGAAATGGAACCTCACTCTGTGCTGGGTGATCTCTTGTGGGACTTACTGCAGGTGGCCCTTTCCCCCAGGCCATTTTGACTTAACTGTTCTTATACTGCTTCAAGGACTGCAAGAGgcttctctgccttcaggacaaaTTCAGTTTTCCAGACGTCCTCCCAGCAGACTGACCCCAACACAGTCATGTTGACACACAGGCACCCCAGTTTGTGCGTGGGGGTTGCGGTGCTCCCTGTGGAACAAGGCCAGCGACCCACAGAGGGGGCACAGGCTGGCCCCCCACACTCCTGGGAGGGGCTGCGGGAGGGGCAAGCAAGGGCAACAAAGATTCAGCCTTCTGTTTTTCAggctgctttttcttgattcagcacttgcccagttgcTAAAACTCTTTACTCATTTTCTGGAATGTTGAGGAAGacggctctgccagtttttgctactCGTTCAAATGTTCTGTATGGGGACAGCCCACTGGAGACTCTTTCCACCACCGTAGTCACTGGACATCTTCCGACTAACCCATGTGCTGTAACTTTCCACTCAGGCTTCCTGCTGTTTCTGGTCAGAGTCAGTGAGCAGAGATGCCCCACGGCATCCCCACCAAGATGGGGTCAGAGTTCAGCACCCACTTCATCAGCAACTCGATGTCTCTGCCCCAGGAAGCATTTGTGGTTCTGCTCCTGCAACCACTCGAGCTGTAAACCACTTCCCTAAGGAACCCACACTTGTCCCCAGACTCTACTTGCTGTGGTTCCTCCTCCATTTCAGGAACTTTCATTTGCCTTTCTCTGCATTTAACTGTGGCTACATCCTTCAGAAATATTATAAGCAGAATTTCTTGGAATCTGGAGTAGATGGGACCTCTTGAGGGGGCACATCGTCCTTCTACGTTGACTGTACAGTTTGACACATGATAACGTTACGTCCCTGAGCCCACAAACTTTAATCTTTCTGGAAATTAGCGTGGACTGAGCTCCTTCCAGATCACAGGAACCACTGACTTCCACAACCCCTCTGAGGACAGGGAGTAACTATCAACATGCTCCAAATGAGGACAGtgaggacagagaagggatgtCACAGTGGAAGGTCACACAAGCAGAGGCGGATAGGTCAGGAATTCAACAAAAACAGCTTTTCCCCAAGTCAGAGCTCTAACCCCATTCATGGGTGAACAGTGCTTGAAGACAGAGTCAGAGGATGCGGAGGAGAGCTCTGCCCAAGGAAATAAGGGCCACTGAGGGGGCGGGAATGACTCAGAGGTTTGTTGTCAACGAAGATGCTGTTCCAGAGAAATAAGGGAAGGCCGTGATGGGGAGTGTTTAGTAGAAAGAAAACCCAGAATCTGTGGTCATGGGAAGACACTTGCATCTTCTTCTATTTCCAGTATTTCTCATTTCTACTTGTTGCCATAGTGTAACTCAACTTTAACTGCAAGGTTAGTTGTGAAAAGTGTGTCTCTGCTGATCCCCATTCTGCAGAGAAGAATCCACATCTCACTGAAGCATCTCCAGGGGCTGGTGTGACAACGGCCAATGGTAAGGACCCAAGAACAACTTTCAGTGGGCAGGCTAAGGAGGAAGGAGACCCACATGGGGAGGTTCTGACAGGGAGGGACGTGCCCTCGTCAACCTTGGCCTGGACGGCAGGACCCAGGATGGCACTGGGTCTACTTGGCTTCTATGTCCTGGGCCCTGGAGATGAAGACAGAGCAGGCAGAGAGTATCTGGGGTTGGAGAAGACCCCATTTCACATGAAATTTCTCGACAGGGTCTGGGGCTCTCAGCCCTGCCCTGGGGAAACAGGAACCAGCCTCCTGGGGAGGGGCAGTTCCCCTTCCTGTGGGACTGCTGTGACAACCCCGTGACGGGTAGGATCAGCCTCCCAGTGGTCACatcctgtgtgtctgtctgtcctgcCGTGCACCGAGGTCTCATCCAGCTGTACAGCTGGACCCTGTGGGAGGGGACACCATGAACCCCACCCTCATGGCCCTGCTCTGCCTCGGTGAGATCTGAGAGGGGAGGGAAAGCTCCAGCCTGGGAGGGGTCCCACCCACAGCCGGGCCCTGGCTTACCAGGAGACCCCAGGGCTTGGGTGTTCAAGGGGAGGAGAGGATCTGCTCAGGATTCAGGGTGCAAGTTTCTCACATGGACTCTCTTCCAGGGCTGAGTCTCAGCCAGAGGATCCGAGTGCAGGCGGGTGAGTTAAGCCCCAGAAATTCTAGCCTCCTTGATCTGGAATAATGGTGATAAATCCAGCAGGGGACTTGGAGCTGAGAGTAGGGGAAACAGTTAGTGAAGAATCCCCTTAAAGACAACCTTTCATTCCCTTCCAGGGACCCTCCCCAAACCCACCATCTGGGCTGAGCCAGGCTCTGTGATCTCCTGGGGGAGGCCTGTGACCATCTGGTGTCAGGGGACCCTGGAGGCCGAGGAGTACCGtctggagagagagggaagacaaGCACCCTGGGACAGACAGAACCCACAGGAGCCCAGGAACAAGGCCAAGTTCTCTGTCTCACACATGACAGAGACATATGCAGGGCGGTATCAGTGCTACTACTGCAGCCCCACTGACTGGTCAGCACCCAGTGACCCCCTGGAGCTCCTGgtcccaggtgaggaagccccgTCCCTGCCCCATAAAGTCTTCAGGGCCCAGACGGGCTAAGGGGAGTCTTGTCCTCAGGGAGCCCCAGGTGGGAGGATGGGAGAGGGGAGCCCAGGGCTCCAGAGACACAGAGTGTGGGAGACACTAGACCTGGAGCCCTGGACAAGGCGGGAGGTGCTTGGAGGACCATCCCCTGCAGTCCACGGTGTCTCCCCAGGTGTGTCCAGGAAGCCGTCCCTCCTGGCCCAGCCGGGCCCTGTCGTGGCCTTGGAACAGAACCTGACCCTCCAGTGTCGCTCTGACATCAGCTACGACAGATTCGCTCTGTCCAAGGAGGGGGCTCGTGACCTCACCCAGTGCCTCGGCCGGCATCCCCAGGGGGGGCTCTCTCAGGCCGACTTCCCCCTGGTCCGTGTGAGCAGCACCCACGGGGGCAGGTACAGATGCTACGGTGGACACAACCTCTCCTCCGAGTGGTCGGCCCCCAGCGAGCCCCTGGACGTCCTCATCGCAGGTGAGGGGCCCAGCTGGGTCCTTCCGGGGACCCTGACTCTGCAGGGAGCTGTGGGGGGACCCCAGGGCGAGATGATCAGGGCTAGGGTTGTGGGGTCACAGGAGATggggagacacagagagagagaggatgggaGGGGAAGAGACATagaaacacagagacagagacagagagagactgagagtCCTCAGAGGAGTGACCTAGGGAAATCTCAGTCCAGCGGTGAGGTGGAGGCTGGCAGCCCCTcaccctcctccttctctctagGGGAGCTCCCTTCCACACCCTCCCTCTCTGCCCAGCTGGGCTCCAACGTGTCCTCAGGAGAGAAGGTGACCCTGCGCTGTCAGTCGTGGAGCCCGATGGACAGTTTCCTTCTGTCCAAGGAGGGGGGAGTCGATCCCCCCCTGCGTCTTAGATCCTGGCACCGAGCCCAGATGTTCCTGGCCGACTTCACTGTGAGCTCCGTGACCTCAGCCCCCGGGGGCACCTACAGGTGCTACGGCTCACGCAGCTCCAACCCCTACCTGTTGTCTCAGCCCAGTGCCCCCCTGGAGCTCGTGGTCTCAGGTGAGGAGCCCCTGCCCCGTCCCCTCTGTGAGTGATGGTCAGTTCAGGGCCCCATCCCCAGGGGAGCTCTGAGACATGCTGGGATGAGGAGCACAGAGGGAGGTTCTGCAGAAGGAGGTCCCAGCCCATCCGAGGTGGACATGGACTGCAGTTCCGACCTCTGGGACATCCCATTCCGAAAGTACCTCTCAGGGCTGCagtagagagagggaaggaacaaGGCTTGGGGGAGAACAGCAGGAAGCACAACTGGACtgagaggagaaggcagagacccCACACCCACTCGCCTGCTCATGTCTCCATCTCAGCACCAGAACCTCTGGGGTCCCAGCCCCTCTCCACCAGGTCCTGACCCCACGTGTCACCCCCAAGCCTGAGCCAAGCTCTAAACTCATCTCAGCCCACTTTCCGATACTCAGGGGTGGTCTGTTCCCAGAGGAGGGTGGACATTAAGGGTGAGGGACAGGTGGCTCCAGGGTCTCCGAGATGGTCAGTTGTGGCCTCTGTGCTGGTCAGGGGAGAGGGAGACGTCCGAGGCTCAGGCAGAACGAGAGACCTGGGATGGCGGGTGGAGAGGGACAGTgatttctcctcctctccttgTCCAGAGGGTCCAGCCCATGTAGAGGTAACAAGGGGGGTACTTGGTCCAGGAGTACTCGCACGGATGGACCCCTTGGGAGGCTGGAGCTAAGTCTGCATTGCCTCAGCTCCTCCTTGGGcattttgtgttttgatttttctaATCTCAtagtatttttcattaatttagtAATCCCTCATTCCTGTTAAGATTTAAATTTACTTGTAGCAGACACTGCATTCCCCTGTGGAATGATTTCATGGCATCTACAGTTTCTCTCGGTCTGGATGACAGGATCTGGTTGTCCCATCTGTGTCCGTTTCTCTTCATTCCATTTTTCTCCtaaatttttcttgcaatttttccATGTGCACAtttacaactttatttttttcattaccaTATACATGCAAGTCTTTACAAGTTTAATTCATAGAACAGAGTTTTTATAGTCTTTTTCCACTTGAGAATATATTGATGCACTTTTCCACAtatctatgtttttctttatttaactttatccaaaagtaaaaacaaacaaataataaaaagacaacactccaaatcaaaccaaaacaaaggaataagaaaagcaaataacctaaacaACAACTTAGTTTGAATTACTTGGACTTAGGATTCTAAAACAAATAACTATTTAATCTCCATTGGGAAAAGGTTCAGTTTATACCTTCATTATCAGGAATTACCTTCTTAATATTACCTTGTCTTATCAAAGGTGTTTTTCAAATgggttttattgttaaaattGAGAAGGAGTTTGAGGTTTTATTGCTTAACATCATGCACATTCAGAGTTAAGTTTTAGAATGTCTTCAACCAATtaatattgtataaatatatcatcgttcctttttatttttaaaataatagctaattGTTAATATCAAAGCTATTCATGTGGGTAtgttaatttccttttctatCATCCTACGTCATAAGGTCTTTGGTTCAAATGTTTTTCAACTGAGCACTTGTAATTTACTgatgaaattatattaaaaaatggaaatttcactTCTTTGTTTCTAAATTGTATCCACTTTTCTCCATTTCAAATATCATATGATAATGTTTATGGAGTAAAATGCTCTTGAGCTTTGCTTTAATAATTCAGCTTCAATATTGGCCCACATTATTTTaaggcaaacagaaagaaaattcatACTTTGTGACTATTGCAATATTGACCTATGCATTTAAATCCTGTTTCTTGTTACAATAGGGTTTTATTAGGAATGGATTCTTCTCCTAAAAGTTTTAcatttcaagcttatgaatttttcttttatttattgtcaCAATGACATACATTAAAAAGGCTTCTTGATATCCAACATTTGGATATTAAGGCAACTGAATTACATTTATTGTTCActgatattttggaaaatttataagatgatgtctttaaaatttttgcatggATCTTTATAATtagcattttccatattttatgttttttatcttttttgcatGGTGTTCATATCAAAGCTAGGTAAAATGGGCTTTGAgaatttgttattatttatttacactCACGTAACTTGAAAATACCACTGATTTCACTGTTTCTACAAGTTTGTAGACCAGAACTGTGGAATTCTCTGGATGATATGCTTTCCTTTAGAGGAGATTAAAGTtacttttcaaacaaaataaaatgcttactGTTCTCCCCTTGACACCTTACAGCGGTTTCCAGAagtcatccaaaaaaaaaaaacaaaagaggagagagacagaaagaaagatgaCAGCCTGGCAG
Proteins encoded:
- the LOC119521068 gene encoding leukocyte immunoglobulin-like receptor subfamily A member 4 isoform X1, whose translation is MAGWGPQLNRSSCSGPLSEKNPHLTEASPGAGVTTANGLSLSQRIRVQAGTLPKPTIWAEPGSVISWGRPVTIWCQGTLEAEEYRLEREGRQAPWDRQNPQEPRNKAKFSVSHMTETYAGRYQCYYCSPTDWSAPSDPLELLVPGVSRKPSLLAQPGPVVALEQNLTLQCRSDISYDRFALSKEGARDLTQCLGRHPQGGLSQADFPLVRVSSTHGGRYRCYGGHNLSSEWSAPSEPLDVLIAGELPSTPSLSAQLGSNVSSGEKVTLRCQSWSPMDSFLLSKEGGVDPPLRLRSWHRAQMFLADFTVSSVTSAPGGTYRCYGSRSSNPYLLSQPSAPLELVVSGSAPQDYTVENLIQLGMAGFVLVVLGVLLFQSRQSQGRPQDAART
- the LOC119521068 gene encoding leukocyte immunoglobulin-like receptor subfamily A member 4 isoform X2 — protein: MNPTLMALLCLGLSLSQRIRVQAGTLPKPTIWAEPGSVISWGRPVTIWCQGTLEAEEYRLEREGRQAPWDRQNPQEPRNKAKFSVSHMTETYAGRYQCYYCSPTDWSAPSDPLELLVPGVSRKPSLLAQPGPVVALEQNLTLQCRSDISYDRFALSKEGARDLTQCLGRHPQGGLSQADFPLVRVSSTHGGRYRCYGGHNLSSEWSAPSEPLDVLIAGELPSTPSLSAQLGSNVSSGEKVTLRCQSWSPMDSFLLSKEGGVDPPLRLRSWHRAQMFLADFTVSSVTSAPGGTYRCYGSRSSNPYLLSQPSAPLELVVSGSAPQDYTVENLIQLGMAGFVLVVLGVLLFQSRQSQGRPQDAART